The Limnochorda sp. LNt genome includes a region encoding these proteins:
- the nirK gene encoding copper-containing nitrite reductase yields the protein MLESKRRAHPRSTWVMRGAAASLLLAAAVAAVVVTAPWQGAAPGGAGDGAIAPAQAAAAPAPRGLAEVEALPTAPKSAPPHVPPPIDRKGPATLRVDLEAVETTMQLADGVEYTFWTFDGTVPGPMIRVREGDTVVVRVTNRDGSTAPHSIDLHAVTGTGGGAIYTQTMAGGATAFVFKALAPGLYVYHCATAPIPMHIANGMYGMILVEPADGLPPVDREYYVMQQEVYTAAPYGQKGLQTFDWQALWDEPPEYVVFNGRVGSLAGGSVLRARTGETVRIYFGVGGPNLTSSFHVIGEIFDRVYMLGSLTAPPLTDVQTVLVPPGGSVVVDFAVEVPGRYTLVDHALGRIHKGAIGELVVEGPERPDLFRPLR from the coding sequence CTGGGTGATGAGGGGAGCCGCAGCCTCGCTGCTCTTGGCCGCCGCCGTCGCGGCCGTGGTGGTGACGGCCCCCTGGCAGGGAGCGGCGCCCGGCGGTGCCGGCGATGGCGCCATCGCGCCCGCTCAGGCCGCGGCGGCCCCGGCGCCGAGGGGCCTGGCCGAGGTGGAGGCGCTACCGACCGCCCCCAAGAGCGCACCGCCCCACGTGCCGCCGCCCATCGATCGCAAGGGGCCGGCCACGCTGCGGGTCGACCTGGAGGCCGTCGAGACCACGATGCAGCTGGCCGACGGGGTGGAGTACACGTTCTGGACCTTCGACGGCACCGTGCCCGGGCCCATGATCCGGGTGCGCGAAGGCGACACGGTGGTGGTCCGGGTCACCAACCGGGACGGCAGCACCGCGCCCCACTCCATCGACCTGCACGCCGTGACCGGTACGGGAGGCGGCGCCATCTACACGCAGACGATGGCGGGCGGGGCCACGGCCTTCGTCTTCAAGGCCCTGGCGCCGGGCCTCTACGTCTACCACTGCGCCACGGCGCCCATCCCGATGCACATCGCCAACGGGATGTACGGCATGATCCTGGTGGAGCCCGCCGATGGGCTACCGCCGGTGGACCGCGAGTACTACGTCATGCAGCAGGAGGTCTACACGGCCGCCCCCTACGGGCAGAAGGGCCTGCAGACCTTCGACTGGCAGGCGCTGTGGGACGAGCCTCCCGAGTACGTGGTCTTCAACGGCCGGGTGGGCTCCCTGGCCGGAGGCTCGGTCCTCCGGGCCCGCACCGGCGAGACGGTGCGGATCTACTTCGGGGTGGGCGGCCCCAACCTCACCTCCAGCTTCCACGTCATCGGCGAGATCTTCGACCGGGTCTACATGCTGGGCTCCCTCACGGCGCCGCCCCTCACCGACGTGCAGACGGTGCTGGTGCCCCCCGGCGGGTCGGTGGTGGTCGACTTCGCGGTGGAGGTACCGGGCCGCTACACGCTGGTCGACCACGCCCTGGGGCGCATCCACAAGGGCGCCATCGGCGAACTGGTGGTGGAGGGGCCGGAGCGGCCCGACCTGTTCCGCCCGCTGCGCTGA
- a CDS encoding UPF0175 family protein has protein sequence MPEFTVVLPDHVSRDEALLYLAMKLYEARKLSLGKAAELAGYSVRAFAEILNKHGISVFRYPPDELDKDVQHALDPHRG, from the coding sequence ATGCCTGAATTCACGGTCGTCTTGCCCGACCATGTTTCGAGGGATGAGGCCCTTCTTTACCTCGCGATGAAACTTTACGAGGCACGTAAGCTTTCACTGGGCAAGGCCGCCGAGCTGGCCGGTTATTCCGTCCGGGCGTTCGCAGAGATCCTCAACAAGCACGGGATCTCGGTTTTCCGTTACCCGCCCGACGAGCTTGACAAGGACGTGCAGCATGCCCTCGATCCTCATCGTGGATAG
- a CDS encoding SDR family NAD(P)-dependent oxidoreductase, whose product MDARSGFWKYALVLTVLGVFTVMVLGAAFSFDEVPPVPQRIVVEPTGQVLDGAVIALGQSAWQRYGLMDYGSVLGNGGMRGPDFTAQTLRLMAEAMQAYHAQQARAAGEPLSAAELAAQVQAELSANRYDPATRTLTISAAQAFALEQVEAFYRRLFAEGDPEASLPAGLVAPGDVPALSRFFFWTAWLSAARRPGQAYSYTNNWPYEPAAGNHVTPGSVVASAVSVALLVAMLAVVLWAYFRYRLQMEPELEPDGPSAGLHDGAARRSAIGLPDSLTPTQRAAAKFLVVVMLLFLGQTLMGGWMAHSYVAPDFFGVREVLGIPIDRLLPFSVARSWHLQMAIFWIATAWLAAGLYIAPALSRQAAAARGQATGEPRGQALLANVLFVALVLVTAGTLAGTYLGGTGRLTAGSGEAGSGLWWWIGHQGWEYLELGRLWQILLIVGLLLWLIIVWRGIRAALRAQQDPGSLPHLLLYASAAIPFFYGFGLFFKPGTNWAVAEFWRWWVIHLWVEGIFEVFALVVTATLLVHLGLVRAQSALRATYFQILLVMATGVIGTAHHYYFVGLPEFWLALGAAFSALEVVPLTLLGVEAYEQYVLARRAGRQFAYPTVFWFLVATSVWNVFGAGVLGFFINLPVVNYFEHGTFLTAAHAHAALMGVYGMLAMALLVYVLRSVTRPEAFSERAVRLSFWGLNAGLAGMVLLTLIPVGIGQLAVAVDQGFAVARDPAFYRTPWVQVLLWLRMLPDTVFIVLGVLPMLWAVVTGLRGPRPADEPLPAAAAVPAVTSARQAGGGGRAGAGGASARRGGPRAPPRICRYRTKAGACPCGAGQGGAPPRGVPAVKVAGAVALVTGGASGLGEAVVRRLHRLGAEVVVADVAAARGQALAAELGAGIRFVAADVSDEAAVAQAIRAASEMGPPRILVNAAGIGGARRIVGREGPMPLEEFARVIQVNLIGTFNALRLAAAAMAEAPPDEEGERGVIVNTASVAAFEGQLGQAAYAASKAGVVGLTLPAARELARWGIRVVTVAPGVFDTPMVGALPEPVRASLVNQVPFPARLGRPEEYAALVQHIVENPMLNGAVIRLDGALRMAPR is encoded by the coding sequence ATGGATGCGCGATCCGGCTTCTGGAAGTACGCGCTGGTGTTGACGGTCCTGGGCGTCTTCACGGTGATGGTGCTGGGCGCGGCCTTCAGCTTCGACGAGGTGCCGCCCGTGCCCCAGCGCATCGTCGTCGAGCCGACGGGCCAGGTGCTGGATGGGGCCGTCATCGCCCTAGGGCAGTCGGCGTGGCAACGCTACGGGCTGATGGATTACGGCTCGGTGCTGGGCAACGGGGGCATGCGAGGGCCCGACTTCACGGCCCAGACCTTGCGGCTGATGGCCGAGGCGATGCAGGCCTATCACGCCCAGCAGGCCCGAGCGGCGGGCGAGCCCCTGTCGGCCGCCGAGCTGGCCGCCCAGGTGCAGGCGGAGCTGTCGGCCAACCGGTACGATCCCGCCACCCGCACCCTGACCATCTCCGCCGCCCAGGCCTTCGCGCTGGAGCAGGTGGAGGCCTTCTACCGCCGTCTCTTCGCCGAGGGCGATCCCGAGGCCTCCCTGCCGGCCGGGTTGGTGGCGCCCGGTGACGTGCCGGCGTTGAGCCGCTTCTTCTTCTGGACGGCGTGGCTGTCGGCTGCCCGGCGCCCGGGCCAGGCCTACTCGTACACCAACAACTGGCCCTACGAGCCTGCCGCCGGCAACCACGTGACGCCCGGCTCGGTGGTGGCCAGCGCCGTCAGCGTGGCGCTGCTGGTGGCCATGCTGGCCGTGGTGCTGTGGGCCTACTTCCGCTACCGGCTGCAGATGGAGCCCGAGCTGGAGCCTGACGGGCCATCGGCCGGTCTGCACGACGGCGCAGCACGGCGGTCCGCCATCGGGCTGCCCGACTCCCTCACGCCCACCCAGCGGGCCGCGGCCAAGTTCCTGGTGGTGGTGATGCTGCTCTTCCTGGGCCAGACCCTGATGGGCGGCTGGATGGCCCACAGCTACGTGGCGCCCGACTTCTTCGGCGTGCGGGAGGTGCTGGGCATCCCCATCGACCGCCTGCTGCCCTTCTCGGTGGCCCGATCCTGGCACCTGCAGATGGCCATCTTCTGGATCGCCACGGCCTGGCTGGCGGCCGGCCTCTACATCGCGCCGGCCCTGAGCCGCCAGGCGGCGGCCGCCCGCGGCCAGGCGACGGGCGAGCCGCGAGGCCAGGCGCTGCTGGCCAACGTCCTCTTCGTGGCGCTGGTGCTGGTCACCGCGGGCACCCTGGCCGGCACCTACCTGGGCGGCACGGGGCGCCTGACCGCCGGTAGCGGCGAGGCGGGCTCCGGACTGTGGTGGTGGATCGGCCACCAGGGTTGGGAGTACCTGGAGCTGGGCCGGCTCTGGCAGATCCTGCTCATCGTGGGGCTGCTGCTCTGGCTCATCATCGTCTGGCGCGGCATCCGGGCCGCCCTGCGGGCCCAGCAGGACCCGGGCAGCCTGCCGCACCTGCTGCTGTACGCCTCGGCCGCCATCCCCTTCTTCTACGGCTTCGGCCTCTTCTTCAAGCCGGGCACCAACTGGGCCGTGGCCGAGTTCTGGCGGTGGTGGGTGATCCACCTCTGGGTCGAGGGCATCTTCGAGGTCTTCGCCCTGGTGGTGACGGCGACGCTGCTGGTGCACCTGGGGCTGGTGCGGGCCCAGTCGGCGCTGCGGGCCACCTACTTCCAGATCCTGCTGGTCATGGCCACGGGCGTCATCGGCACGGCGCACCACTACTACTTCGTCGGCCTGCCCGAGTTCTGGCTGGCGCTGGGCGCGGCCTTCTCGGCCCTGGAGGTGGTGCCGCTGACGCTGTTGGGCGTCGAGGCCTACGAGCAGTACGTGCTGGCTCGCCGGGCCGGGCGCCAGTTCGCCTACCCGACGGTCTTCTGGTTCCTGGTGGCCACCTCGGTCTGGAACGTCTTCGGCGCCGGTGTGCTGGGCTTCTTCATCAACCTGCCGGTGGTCAACTACTTCGAGCACGGGACCTTCCTGACCGCGGCCCACGCCCACGCCGCGCTGATGGGCGTCTACGGCATGCTGGCCATGGCGCTGCTGGTCTACGTGCTGCGCAGCGTCACCCGGCCCGAGGCCTTCTCGGAGCGGGCCGTGCGGCTCAGCTTCTGGGGGCTCAACGCCGGGCTGGCCGGCATGGTGCTGCTCACCCTGATCCCGGTGGGCATCGGCCAGCTCGCGGTGGCGGTAGATCAGGGCTTCGCGGTGGCCCGGGACCCCGCCTTCTACCGGACGCCGTGGGTGCAGGTGCTGTTGTGGCTGCGGATGCTGCCCGACACCGTCTTCATCGTGCTGGGCGTGCTGCCGATGCTCTGGGCCGTGGTGACGGGCCTGCGGGGGCCGCGCCCAGCCGATGAGCCCTTGCCGGCGGCGGCGGCCGTGCCGGCCGTGACCTCGGCGCGGCAGGCGGGCGGCGGCGGGCGCGCCGGGGCCGGCGGCGCCAGCGCCCGGCGCGGAGGACCGCGGGCCCCTCCACGAATCTGCCGGTACCGAACCAAAGCCGGGGCCTGTCCCTGCGGTGCAGGGCAGGGAGGGGCTCCGCCGCGGGGGGTGCCTGCCGTGAAGGTGGCGGGAGCCGTCGCGCTGGTGACGGGCGGCGCCTCGGGGCTGGGGGAGGCCGTGGTCCGGCGGCTGCACCGTCTGGGCGCGGAGGTGGTGGTGGCCGATGTGGCCGCCGCCCGGGGCCAGGCCCTGGCGGCCGAGCTGGGGGCGGGGATTCGCTTCGTGGCGGCGGACGTCAGCGACGAAGCGGCCGTCGCCCAGGCCATCCGGGCGGCTTCGGAGATGGGGCCCCCGCGGATCCTGGTCAACGCCGCCGGGATCGGCGGGGCCCGGCGCATCGTGGGGCGGGAGGGGCCCATGCCGCTGGAGGAGTTCGCCCGGGTCATCCAGGTCAACCTGATCGGCACCTTCAACGCCCTGCGCCTGGCCGCGGCGGCCATGGCCGAGGCGCCGCCCGACGAGGAGGGCGAGCGGGGCGTCATCGTCAACACCGCATCGGTGGCGGCCTTCGAGGGACAGTTAGGGCAGGCAGCCTACGCGGCCTCCAAGGCGGGGGTGGTGGGGCTGACGCTGCCGGCCGCGCGGGAGCTGGCCCGCTGGGGCATCCGGGTGGTCACCGTGGCGCCCGGCGTCTTCGACACGCCCATGGTGGGGGCGCTGCCCGAGCCCGTGCGGGCGTCGCTGGTGAACCAGGTGCCCTTCCCGGCCAGGCTGGGGCGGCCGGAGGAGTACGCGGCCCTGGTGCAGCACATCGTCGAGAATCCCATGCTCAACGGGGCCGTCATCCGGCTGGACGGCGCGTTGCGGATGGCCCCCCGCTGA
- a CDS encoding DUF2249 domain-containing protein has protein sequence MSTHGPTQAIRDHHRQLLQELERSLAGLSSAAAQGVDGSAQAQALVQWLRGALLPHARGEERALYPAVDPLVARYGRASATMSIDHEYIERYIREVEAAARAAADAAEPSRAGALRRLHQLALQLAAILHLHLEKEERIYLPLVEAHLSEAEQRRLLEAMHEPADSQAPAGPDGAHAADAVLDVRPIPPPMRHPLIFETYQRLGPGEGFVLVNDHDPKPLYYQFAAELPGRFTWEYLESGPEVWRVRIGKPGA, from the coding sequence ATGTCGACCCACGGTCCGACCCAGGCCATCCGCGACCACCACCGTCAGCTCCTGCAAGAGCTGGAGCGCTCCCTGGCCGGCCTCTCATCGGCCGCCGCCCAGGGCGTCGACGGCTCCGCCCAGGCTCAGGCCCTGGTGCAGTGGCTGCGGGGGGCGCTCTTGCCCCACGCCCGGGGAGAGGAGCGGGCCCTCTACCCGGCCGTCGACCCGCTGGTGGCGCGCTACGGCCGCGCCAGCGCCACCATGTCCATCGATCACGAGTACATCGAGCGCTACATCCGGGAGGTCGAGGCGGCAGCCCGAGCCGCGGCCGACGCCGCCGAGCCCTCCCGTGCCGGGGCGCTGCGCCGGCTGCACCAGTTGGCCCTCCAGCTGGCCGCCATCCTGCACCTGCACCTCGAGAAGGAGGAGCGGATCTACCTGCCGCTGGTGGAGGCTCACCTCTCCGAGGCCGAGCAGCGCCGGCTGCTGGAGGCCATGCACGAGCCGGCCGATAGCCAGGCCCCGGCGGGGCCGGATGGCGCCCACGCCGCCGACGCCGTGCTGGATGTGCGGCCCATCCCGCCGCCCATGCGCCACCCGCTCATCTTCGAGACCTACCAGCGCCTCGGCCCGGGAGAGGGCTTCGTGCTGGTCAACGACCACGACCCCAAGCCGCTCTACTACCAGTTCGCCGCGGAGCTGCCCGGCCGCTTCACCTGGGAGTACCTGGAGTCGGGCCCCGAGGTCTGGCGGGTGCGCATCGGCAAGCCCGGCGCCTGA
- a CDS encoding Uma2 family endonuclease: MATRTLLTADDLLRLPKDGKRYELVKGELVEMAPPGCEHGEIAGRIAALLGSFVLRQGLGAVLVEAGFLLTKNPDTVRAPDVAFVAREHLPSPRPKGYHTVSPDVAVEILSPNDTFREVQERIEAWLSAGAKSVWLVDPDRRRVMVYAHPHRPQVFEAAETLADPAVPGFSVQVAELFPEG; the protein is encoded by the coding sequence GTGGCGACGCGGACGCTGTTGACCGCCGACGACCTGCTCCGGCTCCCCAAGGACGGCAAGCGCTACGAGCTCGTGAAAGGGGAGCTGGTGGAGATGGCTCCGCCCGGTTGCGAGCATGGGGAGATCGCCGGTCGCATCGCCGCACTTCTCGGAAGCTTTGTGCTCCGCCAAGGGCTCGGCGCAGTGCTGGTGGAAGCCGGTTTTCTTCTGACCAAGAACCCCGATACTGTGCGCGCTCCAGACGTGGCCTTCGTCGCCCGCGAACATCTGCCAAGCCCTCGGCCCAAAGGCTACCATACCGTGTCGCCCGACGTGGCCGTCGAGATCCTGTCGCCGAACGACACCTTCCGCGAAGTGCAAGAACGCATCGAAGCCTGGCTTTCGGCGGGGGCCAAAAGCGTGTGGCTCGTCGACCCGGACCGTCGCCGGGTTATGGTCTACGCCCATCCCCACCGGCCGCAGGTCTTCGAGGCGGCCGAGACCCTTGCCGACCCGGCCGTCCCGGGCTTTTCGGTGCAGGTGGCAGAACTGTTCCCGGAGGGGTGA
- a CDS encoding Crp/Fnr family transcriptional regulator: MQERSPPLRVAPCAPSRPGVMTITDRPETALAVLRRTSLFDGLDEGQLAAIAQLLHRRHYRRGMFVFLEGEPVEAVYFIETGSVKASTTDAEGREHILNVLGPGSFFPHVGFLDGGPAPATVQSLEETTVWVMERAAFYALLASEPAIAVRMVAVLGRHIRRLHAQLREMGMQPVPARLVRVLLRLARQLGEPVPERGRPGAVRIRVHLSHQDLAGMAGTTRESVSRLLAAFRGAGLVRLERGLIVLDDPSKLEEWG; the protein is encoded by the coding sequence GTGCAGGAGCGTAGCCCGCCGCTGCGGGTGGCGCCTTGCGCTCCGTCACGGCCTGGAGTGATGACCATCACCGACAGGCCCGAGACGGCCCTGGCCGTGCTGCGCCGCACCAGCCTCTTCGACGGGCTCGACGAGGGCCAGCTGGCGGCCATCGCCCAGCTCCTGCACCGCCGGCACTACCGGCGGGGCATGTTCGTCTTCCTCGAAGGGGAGCCGGTGGAGGCCGTCTACTTCATCGAGACCGGTTCGGTCAAGGCCTCGACCACCGACGCCGAGGGCCGGGAGCACATCCTCAACGTGCTGGGGCCAGGCTCCTTCTTCCCCCACGTCGGCTTCCTCGACGGCGGGCCGGCGCCGGCTACGGTGCAGTCGCTGGAGGAGACGACGGTCTGGGTGATGGAGCGGGCCGCCTTCTACGCCCTGCTCGCCAGCGAGCCGGCCATCGCGGTGCGGATGGTGGCCGTGCTGGGCCGCCACATCCGCCGGCTCCACGCCCAGCTGCGGGAGATGGGCATGCAGCCCGTGCCGGCCCGGCTGGTGCGGGTGCTGCTGCGGCTGGCCCGCCAGCTGGGCGAGCCGGTGCCGGAGCGGGGGCGGCCGGGGGCCGTGCGCATCCGGGTGCACCTCTCCCATCAGGATCTGGCCGGCATGGCGGGCACCACCCGGGAGAGCGTCAGCCGGCTGCTGGCCGCCTTCCGGGGAGCCGGCCTGGTGCGGCTCGAGCGGGGGCTCATCGTCCTCGACGATCCCTCGAAGCTGGAGGAGTGGGGGTAG
- a CDS encoding RrF2 family transcriptional regulator — MRLTRPSDYAIRLMMQLAARPGHASDVATLCREGGIPTAYGAKVVQALARAGLVVTARGARGGVRLSRLPQGISLLEVVEAVEGPTLFTRCMLWPGECPDPGRCALHPVLDGLRRAVTEYLGGISVAQLAALHRQAEQDDGARQGLDPLAGAASG, encoded by the coding sequence GTGAGGCTGACCCGTCCGAGCGACTACGCCATCCGGCTGATGATGCAGCTGGCCGCCCGGCCCGGCCACGCCTCGGACGTGGCGACGCTCTGCCGGGAGGGGGGCATCCCGACCGCCTACGGAGCCAAGGTGGTGCAGGCTCTGGCCCGGGCCGGGCTGGTCGTCACCGCCCGGGGGGCTCGGGGCGGCGTCCGCCTGAGCCGCCTGCCCCAGGGCATCTCGCTGCTGGAGGTGGTGGAGGCGGTCGAGGGTCCCACCCTCTTCACCCGCTGCATGCTGTGGCCGGGGGAGTGCCCCGATCCGGGGCGATGCGCCCTCCACCCCGTGCTCGACGGGTTGCGCCGGGCCGTCACCGAGTACCTGGGGGGCATCTCGGTGGCGCAGCTGGCCGCCCTCCACCGGCAGGCCGAGCAGGACGACGGCGCCCGGCAGGGCCTGGACCCGCTGGCCGGCGCCGCGTCGGGATAG
- a CDS encoding transposase: MRRTSTSSAPGARPRRDPHRGQGAPATNREGYFSKEAFALDADAGTLTCPAGQTVRFDPGRLQHHKGFVVSFAAEACGACPLKARCTPAAARQVTIHPYEVELRQARAYQRTPAFRERYRLRARIERIVRQLKTHGARKARYWGRIKVRFQLLLAAINHNIKEVMAAGPPVGVVGPA, encoded by the coding sequence ATCAGGCGTACTTCGACGTCGAGCGCGCCCGGCGCCAGGCCGAGAAGGGACCCTCATCGTGGCCAAGGCGCCCCGGCGACGAACCGGGAGGGGTACTTCTCGAAGGAGGCCTTCGCCCTGGACGCCGACGCCGGCACGCTCACCTGCCCCGCAGGGCAGACGGTCCGCTTCGACCCGGGCCGACTGCAGCACCACAAGGGGTTCGTGGTGAGCTTTGCGGCCGAGGCCTGCGGGGCCTGTCCCCTCAAGGCCCGCTGCACGCCGGCGGCGGCCCGTCAGGTCACGATCCACCCCTACGAGGTCGAGCTGCGGCAGGCTCGGGCGTACCAGCGCACCCCGGCCTTTCGGGAGCGCTACCGGCTGCGGGCCCGCATCGAGCGCATCGTGCGGCAGCTCAAGACCCACGGGGCCCGCAAGGCGCGCTACTGGGGTCGCATCAAGGTGCGCTTCCAGCTCCTGCTGGCCGCCATCAACCACAACATCAAGGAGGTGATGGCCGCCGGGCCACCCGTGGGGGTGGTGGGCCCCGCATGA